GATCGCATGATCGTAGCTAACGCTACGGGATGCTCCTCCATCTACGGTGGAACCTTCCCCACAATCCCCTATTGCAAAAACAAAGACGGCCATGGTCCTGCATGGGCAAACAGCCTCTTTGAAGATAATGCAGAATATGGTTTGGGAATGCGTCTGGCAGTTAAATCGCATCGTAAACAACTGAAGCTGGCTTTGGACGCTCTGATGGAAAAAGGCATCGATCCCGAACTGAAAGAAGCGCTGAAATACAGCTTGGAACACTGGGATGCAGTGGATCAGGAAGCAAAAGAGAACGCCCGCAAGATCCGCAACCTTCTGCCCAAAGCCATCCAAAACGCCTGCGAAGGCTGCGCTAAACTCCTGCGTAGAGTGGATGAATTGAAGGATTACTTTGTCGAGAAATCCATCTGGGCAATCGGTGGTGACGGCTGGGCCTACGATATCGGTTACGGCGGATTGGACCACGTGATGGCCTCCAATCAGAGAATCAACGTCCTGGTTCTGGATACCGAAGTGTACTCAAACACCGGCGGTCAGGCTTCAAAATCCACACCGATGGGTTCTATTGCACGCTTTGCCGAAGCAGGTAAGGCTACAAACAAGAAAGACCTGGGTATGATGATGATGAACTACGGCTATGTGTATGTGGCTTCAATCGCTATAGGCGCAAACAAAAACCAGGCCCTGCAAGCCTTTAAGGAAGCTGAAGAGTATCCCGGGCCGGCAATCATCATCGCCTATGCTCCCTGCATAAACCACGGCATCGATATGAGCATGAGCCAAAAACACGAAAAAGCCGCAGTGGAAGCAGGTTATTGGCTGCTGTATCGCTACAATCCGCTGAGACGTCTGGAAGGCAAGAACCCGCTTACCCTGGATAGCAAAGAACCCAGCATGAGCATTGCTGATTTCATCAAGACAGAAAACCGCTATAGCCGCCTGTATCGTATCTTCCCCGAACGTGCAGAGAAATTTGAAGAAGGCAGCACACAGTTCTTCAAAGAACGCTATGAGCAGTATAAGAAAATGAGCGAATAACTCATATAGAATCAATAAATAAGGGGAAGCTTGATAAAGGCTTTCCCTTTTGTTTTATTACCCAATTGCACTATTTTATCTTAAAACACTTTTAGGATGTAATAATGTTATCAAGACTGATCCCCATCATACTTATGCTGGTTCTGAGCACCAGCCTCGCTGCGGTAAAAAACCGTAGATAAAGTGGATTTGAACCGTTATCTGGGCAGATGGTATCAATATGCCTACTACCCCACCAAGTTTCAACCCAAGGACGCAGCGCTTTCTGCTGCAGACTACTCCCTGGATAAAAAGGACAAGATTATCGTGGTAAACACCAGCTACAAAGACAAAGCTGGCACGCAGATACTGAAGCAAGTAACCGGCAAAGCACATGCTGTGGACAAAAGCAACAGTAAGCTCAAGGTAACTTTCTTCTGGCCCTTCTATGGTGATTATTGGATTGTGAAGCTGGATAAAGACTATCAATACAGCGTAATTAGCGATCGAAAACAGAAGTATTTGTGGATACTTTCGCACAGTCCACGTATGGGAAAAGATACTTACAATGAAATCTTGAGCTTCCTGAAACAAGGCGGTTGGGATACATCGAAATTGGTGGTGACAGGCATCCAAGACTAACGCAACCAATATTTGCACTTGACAAAAGCCGCTACAGCTATCTTTTTGTAAGATTTAGCAAAATATAGATGTAGCGGCTTTATCGTACCGCATGGAGTTGAACATGGATTATCCCTTTACCGATATCGAGAAAAAATGGCAAAAAGTCTGGAAAGATAACGGAATTGCCCAAGCTTCAGACTTGAGCGACAAACCCAAATACTACGTTCTATCGATGTTTCCCTACCCTTCCGGGGTACTCCATATCGGTCATGCCTCAAACTACTCCATAGGTGACGCCATCACCCGCTTGAAACTGATGGAAGGTTACAATGTGATGCAGCCCATGGGCTACGACTCATTCGGTATGCCCGCGGAGAACTATGCTATTACCCACAACTCCCATCCCCGCCTCACTACCGAAGAAAACATCACCAATATGCGCAAGCAATTCGATGGCATGGGCTTCTTCTTCGATTGGGATCGCGAAGTAAGCACCTGTCGTCCGGATTACTACCGCTGGGGGCAGTATATCTTCAAAAGGATGTACGAACAAGGCCTAGTTTACCGCAAAAAGAGCTTCCAAAACTGGTGTAATCAGTGTAACACTGTTCTGGCAAACGAACAAGTTGAAGAAGGTGCATGCTGGCGTTGCGGCAGCGAAGTAATCCAAAAAGAGCTGGAACAGTGGTATTTCCGCATCACCAAATACGCTGAAGAGCTGCTTGATTTCTCTAATGTAATCGAATGGCCGGAACGTGTGATGACCATGCAGAAACACTGGATCGGCAAAAGCGAAGGCGCTCGCATCGAATTCCCCCTTCCGGATTCGGCAGAGAGTATAGCCGTCTTTACCACCAGACCGGATACCATTTACGGAGTAACCTTCATGGCAGTTCCCCCGGAACATCCTCTGGTACAGAAATGGCTGGAGGAAGAGCCTGAAAACCATGCCCTGCATGATTTTTGCAAGAAAGTCATAAACGAAGACAAAGTGCTACGTTCCAGCGCTGAGACCATCAAGGAAGGCATCTTTAGCAAACGCTATTGCATCAATCCTTTGAATGGTGACAGAGTGCAGATTTGGATAACAAACTATGTGCTAATGGACTACGGAACCGGTGCTGTGATGGCGGTTCCCGCCCACGATCAGCGCGATTTTGACTTTGCCAAAAAGTACGATATCCCAATGAAGATCGTGATCCAGAATCCTCTAGCCGGACTGCACCTGAATACAATGACAGAAGCTTATACTGAACCGGGAATAATGGCAGCCTCCGCCCACTTTGACGGGATGGCCAGCGAAGAGGCAAAAGGCGCAATCACAGACTGGATTGCCCAGAACAACTGGGGGGAAAAGACCGTTACCTATCGCCTGCGCGATTGGGGCATCTCTCGCCAGCGCTATTGGGGCAATCCCATCCCCATCATCCATTGCCCCAAATGCGGTGTGGTTTTGGTACCGGATGAAGATCTTCCCGTGCTCTTGCCGGACAATGTACAAGTGGGCAAAACCACATCCAATCCCCTGCTAAGTGTGCCAGAATGGCTAAACGTGAAATGTCCCCAGTGCGGAGAAAACGCAAAACGCGAAACCGACACCATGGATACCTTTGTGGATTCCTCTTGGTACTATGCCCGCTATGCCGATGCTCACAACCAGGATCTGCCCTTTGATCCCGCCAAAGCCGATTTTTGGTTGCCCGTAGATCAATACATCGG
The genomic region above belongs to Candidatus Cloacimonadota bacterium and contains:
- a CDS encoding lipocalin family protein, yielding MDLNRYLGRWYQYAYYPTKFQPKDAALSAADYSLDKKDKIIVVNTSYKDKAGTQILKQVTGKAHAVDKSNSKLKVTFFWPFYGDYWIVKLDKDYQYSVISDRKQKYLWILSHSPRMGKDTYNEILSFLKQGGWDTSKLVVTGIQD
- the leuS gene encoding leucine--tRNA ligase gives rise to the protein MDYPFTDIEKKWQKVWKDNGIAQASDLSDKPKYYVLSMFPYPSGVLHIGHASNYSIGDAITRLKLMEGYNVMQPMGYDSFGMPAENYAITHNSHPRLTTEENITNMRKQFDGMGFFFDWDREVSTCRPDYYRWGQYIFKRMYEQGLVYRKKSFQNWCNQCNTVLANEQVEEGACWRCGSEVIQKELEQWYFRITKYAEELLDFSNVIEWPERVMTMQKHWIGKSEGARIEFPLPDSAESIAVFTTRPDTIYGVTFMAVPPEHPLVQKWLEEEPENHALHDFCKKVINEDKVLRSSAETIKEGIFSKRYCINPLNGDRVQIWITNYVLMDYGTGAVMAVPAHDQRDFDFAKKYDIPMKIVIQNPLAGLHLNTMTEAYTEPGIMAASAHFDGMASEEAKGAITDWIAQNNWGEKTVTYRLRDWGISRQRYWGNPIPIIHCPKCGVVLVPDEDLPVLLPDNVQVGKTTSNPLLSVPEWLNVKCPQCGENAKRETDTMDTFVDSSWYYARYADAHNQDLPFDPAKADFWLPVDQYIGGIEHACMHLLYARFFYKFMRDLGWVKGNEPFQRLLTQGMVLKDGAKMSKSKGNTVDPQYIVDRFGSDTLRVYLLFASPPEKDVEWNDEALMGAFRFLNRIYRLIESNLDAIKKGLQLTADTGKLSPEMKTLLYSSHSCTKKWLEDCNQRMQYNTAIAAIMEHLNHCVAIKEPDLMDNDALAVYAEACRIIPQLLYPFAPHIAEELWQMMGFDILLHESGLPGYEEKYLIQDTITYVIQVNGKIRGKLEVAPDTDPETLKEEALKVENVKRALEGFQIKKLIVIPGKMISIAIGK